A part of Desulfonispora thiosulfatigenes DSM 11270 genomic DNA contains:
- a CDS encoding FeoA family protein, with protein sequence MKLTDLSIGEEGFVEKLEAKDTVRRRLLDIGLVEGTRVKVMRRSPLGDPTLYLIRGTMIALRKEEAQFINIIIKEENENGIN encoded by the coding sequence TTGAAATTAACGGATTTAAGTATAGGAGAAGAAGGTTTTGTAGAAAAGCTAGAGGCCAAGGATACTGTTCGTAGAAGGCTTTTAGATATTGGATTAGTTGAAGGAACAAGGGTAAAGGTTATGCGTAGAAGTCCTTTAGGGGATCCCACCTTATATTTAATAAGGGGTACAATGATAGCCCTTAGAAAAGAAGAGGCTCAGTTTATTAATATCATCATTAAGGAGGAAAATGAGAATGGGATTAACTAA
- a CDS encoding chemotaxis protein CheW: MQIVVFGLGKEQYALDIQYIQEIVSLQETTKIPNMPDYIEGVVNFRGRIIPVIDLAKKFNFDIKDQDDSARLIVLEFIKNKPIAIKTDYVNEVLTIDDANIENPPKLDEQEKEHCVKGIIKNDDRLIILLDHSKIITAEMMPELDIE, from the coding sequence ATGCAAATTGTAGTATTTGGCTTAGGAAAAGAACAATATGCTTTAGATATACAGTATATACAAGAAATTGTGAGTTTACAGGAAACTACCAAGATTCCGAATATGCCAGACTATATTGAAGGGGTTGTAAACTTTAGAGGCAGGATAATACCAGTTATTGATTTAGCCAAGAAATTCAATTTTGATATCAAGGATCAAGATGATTCAGCTAGATTAATAGTATTAGAATTTATTAAAAACAAACCTATTGCTATAAAAACAGACTATGTAAACGAAGTATTAACTATAGATGATGCAAATATTGAAAATCCACCTAAATTAGATGAACAAGAGAAAGAACATTGTGTCAAAGGGATTATAAAAAATGACGATCGTTTAATTATTCTTTTAGACCACTCTAAAATAATTACAGCAGAAATGATGCCGGAATTAGATATAGAATAG
- a CDS encoding spore coat protein: MLKLTQKEKMLLEDQKKHEELCIEKYTTYANNAQCPQLKQLFQSHAQSEQQHLDTINQLLNGTIPQVGQGQSGQSNQSQGQQSSGGSQSMNSSQSSQSMQSNQASQQGQNSQASMNARVNSSFMGSQNNAGSMSSKNSNASMSAQNSGSNNSYNANDASLCNDMLVTEKYISNAYDTAIFENTNSQVRQVLNHIQKEEQQHGEDIFNYMNSNGMYNPQ, translated from the coding sequence ATGTTAAAACTAACACAAAAAGAAAAAATGCTATTGGAAGATCAAAAGAAGCACGAGGAACTATGTATTGAAAAATACACTACTTATGCTAACAATGCTCAGTGTCCACAACTTAAGCAATTATTTCAGTCTCATGCTCAATCAGAACAACAACATCTGGATACGATTAATCAACTATTAAATGGAACAATTCCTCAAGTAGGGCAAGGTCAGAGCGGACAAAGTAATCAAAGCCAAGGACAGCAAAGTTCTGGGGGCAGTCAAAGTATGAATTCTAGTCAATCAAGTCAAAGCATGCAGTCTAATCAAGCAAGTCAACAAGGACAAAATAGCCAAGCTTCAATGAACGCTAGAGTAAATTCATCTTTCATGGGTTCACAAAATAATGCGGGCTCTATGAGCTCTAAAAACAGCAACGCTTCAATGAGTGCTCAAAATAGCGGATCTAATAATTCTTATAATGCTAATGATGCTAGCTTATGTAATGATATGCTCGTAACCGAAAAATATATCTCTAATGCTTATGATACAGCAATTTTTGAAAATACTAATTCGCAAGTAAGACAGGTATTAAATCATATCCAAAAAGAAGAACAACAACATGGTGAAGATATTTTTAACTATATGAACAGTAATGGGATGTATAATCCTCAGTAA